The following proteins are co-located in the Desulfobacterales bacterium genome:
- a CDS encoding YaiI/YqxD family protein, protein MLNIFVDADACPVKSEVYRVADRYRLEVTLVANSRMRVPKEGRVALKIVAEGPDAADDWIADQAEAGDIVVTADILLAGRCIKKGARVIAPTGKPFTEDNIGSAVAGRDLMAEIRSTGEMTPGPPPLQKRDRSRFLQQLENVIQAIRREPGK, encoded by the coding sequence TTGTTAAACATTTTTGTAGATGCTGATGCCTGTCCGGTGAAATCCGAAGTATACCGGGTTGCGGACCGGTACCGCCTGGAGGTCACGCTGGTGGCCAATTCCCGGATGCGCGTGCCAAAAGAAGGAAGGGTGGCTTTGAAGATTGTGGCTGAGGGCCCTGATGCGGCAGATGACTGGATCGCGGATCAGGCGGAGGCGGGTGATATTGTGGTCACTGCCGATATTCTGCTGGCCGGCCGCTGCATCAAAAAGGGCGCACGCGTCATTGCCCCCACAGGCAAGCCGTTTACGGAAGACAACATAGGTTCGGCTGTCGCAGGCCGGGACCTGATGGCCGAGATTCGGAGCACCGGGGAGATGACACCCGGCCCGCCGCCTTTGCAGAAGCGCGATCGATCCCGTTTTCTGCAGCAGCTTGAGAATGTGATACAGGCCATTCGGAGAGAGCCTGGCAAGTAA
- a CDS encoding ATP-binding protein translates to MIKRDISQELIESAKEYPVVTVFGPRQSGKTTLVQMVFPDKPYFSLENPDIRLAAEEDPRGFLNDVPAGAVLDEVQRLPVLLSYIQGIVDQKKHNGMFILTGSHQPDVHQAVSQTLAGRTALLTLLPFSLSELRNYKSQWDAYEIIVKGSYPRLHEEGLTPGRFYNGYIQTYVERDVRTLINVKDLELFQRFLVLLAGRVGQVLNYTSLGNDIGVSGTTVKNWISVLKASFVVFELQPFYENINKRVIKSPKLYFTDTGLVAHLLGIETPDQAKRDPLRGGLYENLIILEALKALYNAGKRPQMYFYRDTNGNEVDLIIKHQRHLVPIEIKSAETFARDFLKGIEQFCSAAKGPCKPGYVLYNGSESFNIRGISVQNPLIHGFYKAEWL, encoded by the coding sequence ATGATAAAGCGAGATATTAGCCAGGAATTAATCGAATCCGCTAAAGAATACCCGGTTGTCACTGTTTTCGGGCCCCGCCAGTCAGGAAAAACCACCCTGGTCCAAATGGTATTCCCCGACAAGCCGTATTTCTCACTTGAAAATCCGGATATCCGCCTGGCTGCGGAAGAAGATCCCAGGGGATTTTTAAATGATGTGCCGGCGGGAGCGGTTCTCGACGAAGTCCAGCGTTTGCCGGTATTGCTTTCTTATATTCAGGGCATTGTTGATCAGAAGAAGCACAATGGCATGTTTATTCTGACAGGCAGTCATCAGCCGGATGTCCATCAGGCTGTCAGCCAGACACTGGCAGGACGGACGGCTTTATTGACCCTGCTGCCTTTTTCTTTGTCGGAACTTCGCAATTACAAATCTCAATGGGATGCTTATGAGATTATTGTAAAGGGTTCTTATCCGAGACTCCATGAGGAGGGTCTGACGCCCGGGAGATTCTATAACGGATATATTCAGACCTATGTTGAGCGCGATGTCAGAACACTTATTAATGTAAAAGATCTTGAACTGTTCCAACGGTTTTTGGTGCTGCTCGCCGGCCGGGTCGGTCAGGTGCTGAATTATACATCGCTTGGCAATGATATCGGGGTATCGGGAACAACCGTTAAAAACTGGATCAGCGTTTTAAAAGCGTCGTTTGTGGTGTTTGAACTCCAGCCCTTTTATGAAAACATTAACAAGCGGGTCATAAAGTCTCCCAAACTTTATTTTACAGATACCGGCCTGGTGGCCCATCTCCTGGGTATTGAAACCCCGGACCAGGCCAAGCGGGACCCCCTGCGGGGCGGACTTTACGAAAACCTCATTATCCTTGAAGCGCTGAAAGCCTTATACAATGCCGGAAAAAGACCGCAGATGTATTTTTACCGGGATACGAACGGAAATGAAGTGGATCTGATCATAAAGCATCAGCGCCATCTGGTTCCGATTGAAATTAAATCAGCCGAGACTTTCGCAAGAGATTTTTTAAAGGGGATTGAGCAGTTTTGCAGTGCTGCCAAGGGACCGTGCAAACCGGGTTATGTTTTGTATAACGGTTCGGAATCCTTTAATATCAGGGGTATTTCAGTGCAGAATCCTTTAATTCATGGCTTTTATAAGGCGGAATGGCTTTGA
- a CDS encoding DUF2293 domain-containing protein, producing MAKTDDLKVFISNRESVCDECGEELGRKAWITLEKDKGALCLSCADMDHLVFLPSGDAALTRRAKKHSKLSAVVLKWSRARKRYERQGLIVEEPALDRAETECLADEDLRESRRQREAERRENLDREYVKKFAGRIGELYPKCPKKTAMAVAEHACRKHSGRVGRSAAAKEFDEEAVRLAVRAHVRHEETPYDELLLKGFDRHSARMEVEDQVRDVLDRWKGAGKHADQKE from the coding sequence ATGGCTAAAACAGATGATCTGAAGGTTTTTATTTCAAACCGCGAATCAGTGTGCGACGAATGCGGCGAGGAACTGGGACGAAAGGCATGGATTACGCTGGAAAAGGATAAGGGCGCGCTTTGCCTTTCCTGTGCGGATATGGATCATTTGGTGTTCCTGCCTTCCGGGGATGCGGCATTGACGCGCCGTGCCAAGAAGCATTCAAAGTTGTCGGCAGTGGTTCTCAAGTGGAGCAGGGCCAGGAAGCGCTATGAACGCCAGGGGCTTATTGTTGAAGAGCCGGCGCTGGATCGGGCGGAAACCGAGTGTCTGGCGGATGAAGACTTGCGGGAAAGCCGCCGACAGCGTGAGGCGGAGCGGCGGGAAAATCTTGATCGCGAATATGTCAAAAAGTTTGCCGGGCGGATAGGGGAGTTGTATCCCAAGTGTCCGAAAAAGACGGCTATGGCGGTGGCCGAGCATGCCTGCCGCAAGCATAGCGGCCGGGTGGGCCGTTCGGCTGCGGCAAAAGAATTTGATGAAGAGGCTGTCCGGCTGGCGGTTAGGGCGCACGTGCGCCACGAAGAAACGCCGTATGATGAGCTGCTCTTGAAGGGGTTTGATCGACATTCCGCCCGCATGGAAGTCGAGGATCAGGTGCGGGATGTGCTTGATCGGTGGAAGGGGGCGGGGAAACATGCTGATCAGAAGGAATGA
- a CDS encoding nucleotidyltransferase domain-containing protein — MQYKYIIRPVTRRQPDSDVDIGVLPASINEWQPEKKVDLAIELEDLFEVSRVDLVFLPEADPFVAVDIIRGELLFTCDPDQQARYELFVLRRAGDLLPFKKSRTRMILEEGGK, encoded by the coding sequence ATGCAATATAAGTATATTATCCGGCCCGTCACCCGCCGCCAACCGGATTCAGATGTGGACATCGGCGTACTTCCTGCCTCAATCAACGAATGGCAACCTGAAAAAAAAGTGGATCTGGCAATTGAACTCGAAGATTTATTTGAAGTGTCCCGGGTTGACCTGGTGTTTCTTCCCGAGGCTGACCCGTTTGTCGCCGTGGATATCATACGCGGGGAACTGCTGTTTACATGTGATCCTGACCAGCAGGCCAGATACGAGCTGTTTGTGCTGAGAAGGGCCGGCGATCTGCTTCCGTTCAAGAAATCCAGAACCCGCATGATCCTGGAAGAGGGCGGAAAATGA
- a CDS encoding TetR/AcrR family transcriptional regulator, with protein sequence MQNAAANDRQRRILDTALDLFTRKGYFNTSVHDIQRAADISIGSIYHHFGNKEGIARALYDDLVGQMTEAVAKIRERNKGLHQRGRVFIAYLFEMAETRPAAMNYILYARHREFMPGEKPICSSKPFELIQDMVGEAMTAGEIKSQDPVIASAVIFGGAIRLIHLRLDGVLEKPLPDCEAEVWRCAWRSVAVPE encoded by the coding sequence TTGCAGAACGCCGCAGCAAACGACAGGCAGCGGCGGATTTTGGACACCGCCCTGGATTTGTTTACCCGCAAAGGCTATTTCAACACCTCGGTGCATGATATCCAGCGGGCCGCGGATATCAGCATCGGCTCGATTTATCATCATTTTGGAAACAAGGAAGGCATTGCCAGGGCCTTATACGATGATCTGGTCGGGCAGATGACCGAGGCCGTTGCCAAAATCAGGGAGCGAAATAAAGGACTGCATCAGCGGGGGCGGGTCTTTATCGCCTATTTGTTCGAGATGGCGGAAACCCGGCCGGCGGCCATGAATTACATCCTATATGCCCGGCACCGGGAGTTTATGCCCGGCGAAAAGCCGATCTGCTCGTCAAAGCCCTTTGAGTTGATACAGGATATGGTTGGCGAAGCCATGACGGCGGGCGAAATAAAATCGCAGGACCCGGTCATTGCATCTGCGGTGATTTTTGGCGGGGCGATCCGGCTTATTCATCTTCGGCTGGACGGGGTACTTGAAAAACCGCTGCCCGATTGTGAGGCCGAGGTCTGGCGGTGTGCCTGGCGTTCAGTAGCGGTGCCGGAATGA
- a CDS encoding PDZ domain-containing protein — protein MSRKTILTVLSLAGVFIIGLIIYPWSGGHENLPATASAPAPTAESGSYGRSKPQQSPAPKTVKTAETNEKPAHKTGAVKPMGPPPAHLEFIGTVKKEAENPCAVIRNKAEEIEDIYCIEDTIDNGRIIRIERNGVLVEKEKEKYVLPRAGFNSKTPEDTLPPGHDLPPTDFSRPNIDQIEKGWEAVQTLMRQIELNEHTSDGEAGGVVVRAVKSGSVFDKAGLKQGDIIHSINDKKITIVDDAMEIYETFRTASSVHIKVTRNGAPVDLSFQP, from the coding sequence ATGTCGCGTAAAACAATCCTAACCGTTTTATCCCTTGCCGGTGTGTTCATTATCGGACTCATCATTTACCCCTGGTCCGGCGGCCATGAAAATTTACCGGCAACGGCATCCGCTCCTGCCCCGACAGCCGAGTCCGGCAGCTATGGAAGGTCAAAACCCCAACAATCTCCCGCGCCGAAAACTGTTAAAACAGCAGAAACTAATGAGAAACCGGCTCATAAAACCGGGGCGGTCAAACCCATGGGCCCGCCGCCAGCGCATCTTGAATTTATCGGCACTGTCAAAAAAGAAGCGGAAAACCCCTGCGCTGTCATCCGGAACAAGGCCGAAGAGATCGAGGATATTTACTGTATAGAAGATACCATTGACAACGGCCGCATCATCCGCATTGAAAGAAACGGGGTTTTAGTGGAGAAAGAGAAAGAAAAATACGTTCTGCCCCGGGCCGGATTCAACTCCAAAACACCCGAAGATACCCTGCCCCCGGGACATGACCTGCCCCCGACGGATTTTTCCCGACCCAATATCGACCAGATCGAAAAGGGGTGGGAAGCTGTCCAGACATTAATGCGGCAGATCGAATTAAATGAACACACATCCGACGGAGAGGCCGGCGGTGTGGTGGTCCGGGCTGTGAAATCCGGATCCGTGTTTGACAAGGCGGGATTAAAACAAGGCGACATCATCCATTCGATCAACGACAAAAAAATCACCATCGTAGATGACGCCATGGAAATCTATGAAACATTCCGCACTGCATCCTCGGTGCACATCAAAGTCACCCGAAACGGGGCGCCTGTTGATCTGAGCTTCCAGCCCTGA
- a CDS encoding alpha/beta fold hydrolase, producing the protein MKLNVKRFVLLLLAGIIFSGMLAASAAAYDLVLVHGLTNKHHWSDSFLNECLERYGSGNVYAIYTNDSTQLWSRWINGRKLNCSGPNDYSAGDDSVARQSQLMRTKIQMLQQYRGLDDKFKIIAHSMGGLVARQYIYDNPNTVAGLVTLGTPHQGSPLAYVGDFVDFFVGADAAVENLKPSWAKGYFNPNFPAPGPMADGGKIYTIRGDGDGWDCWGWGGELQVGWNSLFWVYWTDSDGAVPRDASQISGATHIATFWSYDHYELVRKSSVADKALDYLPK; encoded by the coding sequence ATGAAATTAAATGTTAAACGGTTCGTTTTACTGCTTCTGGCCGGGATAATTTTTTCCGGCATGCTGGCCGCCTCGGCCGCGGCTTATGACCTGGTGTTGGTCCATGGCCTGACCAACAAGCATCACTGGAGCGACAGCTTTTTAAATGAATGCCTGGAGCGCTATGGCTCCGGAAACGTCTACGCGATTTATACCAATGACTCCACCCAGCTCTGGAGCCGCTGGATCAACGGCCGAAAACTTAATTGCTCCGGTCCGAATGATTACAGCGCAGGGGATGATTCGGTGGCCCGCCAGTCCCAGTTAATGCGCACCAAAATTCAAATGCTTCAACAGTACCGCGGCCTTGATGATAAATTCAAAATTATCGCCCACAGCATGGGGGGGCTGGTGGCTCGTCAATACATTTATGACAACCCCAATACCGTGGCCGGCCTGGTTACCCTGGGTACGCCGCATCAGGGCTCCCCGCTGGCCTATGTGGGTGACTTTGTCGATTTCTTTGTGGGCGCGGATGCAGCGGTGGAAAATTTGAAACCCAGCTGGGCCAAGGGATATTTTAACCCGAACTTTCCGGCGCCCGGCCCCATGGCAGACGGTGGCAAGATTTATACGATCCGCGGCGACGGCGATGGCTGGGACTGCTGGGGATGGGGCGGCGAGCTTCAGGTCGGATGGAATTCCTTGTTCTGGGTTTACTGGACAGACAGCGATGGCGCGGTCCCCCGGGATGCTTCCCAGATTTCCGGCGCTACGCATATTGCCACGTTCTGGAGTTATGACCATTATGAGCTGGTCAGAAAGTCCAGTGTTGCCGACAAAGCGCTGGATTATCTGCCGAAATAA
- a CDS encoding SEC-C metal-binding domain-containing protein, whose product MGKIGPNDPCPCGSGEKYKKCCLAGEAAVAANLDQTGFGRHKLRKTEGELTSLLYDEAGEMESIRFTWRKKGNEMHPEWDNTIMGTIAIDRGRLTVEVNSEKRSQAIQREIKNRLKDKAVYKNAVMSSAKLKPT is encoded by the coding sequence ATGGGCAAGATTGGACCGAATGATCCGTGTCCTTGCGGCAGCGGGGAAAAATATAAAAAGTGCTGCCTGGCCGGGGAGGCGGCCGTGGCGGCCAATCTGGATCAGACCGGCTTTGGCCGGCATAAGCTGAGAAAAACCGAGGGCGAGCTGACCTCCCTGCTATATGACGAAGCCGGTGAAATGGAGAGCATCCGGTTTACCTGGCGGAAAAAGGGCAACGAGATGCATCCGGAATGGGATAATACGATCATGGGCACTATTGCCATTGACAGGGGCCGCCTGACAGTGGAGGTCAACTCTGAGAAGCGCTCCCAGGCCATACAAAGAGAAATTAAAAATCGTTTAAAAGATAAGGCGGTTTATAAAAATGCGGTCATGAGCTCTGCGAAACTAAAACCGACCTAA
- a CDS encoding TIGR04219 family outer membrane beta-barrel protein produces MKHFIRIISLIILLSLPMPLSAMPMIDIEAAVGGWRQSPGGYFSYESDDRLDLESLLDYDDESRFFGRLKIGMPFLIPNIYLMAAPMEFEETAVTDDFYEFGDIVITPGFRFQSKLVLDQYDLGLYYDIPLLETATLNRLNIELGLNARIYDAEASVIQRTIPGIDVRESEQETILVPMVYLGVCFRPIERFALEGEFRGMSYSDSDLYSLIGRARVNAIGPFFAAAGYRYEAGESHDWDLEFDVDFAGPFFEAGVEF; encoded by the coding sequence ATGAAACATTTCATTCGGATCATCAGCTTAATCATCCTGCTTAGCCTGCCCATGCCGCTTTCTGCCATGCCCATGATAGATATCGAAGCTGCTGTGGGCGGATGGCGCCAGTCGCCCGGCGGCTATTTCTCCTATGAATCCGATGACCGGCTGGATCTTGAGTCGCTTCTGGACTATGACGATGAAAGCCGCTTCTTCGGCCGCTTAAAAATCGGCATGCCGTTTCTGATCCCCAACATCTATCTCATGGCCGCACCCATGGAGTTTGAAGAAACCGCCGTCACCGATGACTTCTACGAATTCGGCGATATCGTCATCACCCCCGGTTTCCGGTTTCAATCAAAGCTTGTGCTGGATCAGTATGACTTGGGGCTCTACTATGATATCCCGCTCCTTGAAACAGCCACGCTTAACCGCCTGAATATCGAACTGGGCCTTAATGCCCGAATATATGACGCCGAGGCCTCGGTCATCCAGAGAACCATTCCCGGCATCGATGTCCGGGAGTCCGAGCAGGAAACCATTCTGGTTCCCATGGTTTATCTGGGCGTCTGCTTCCGGCCCATCGAACGATTCGCCCTGGAAGGCGAATTCAGGGGCATGTCATACAGCGACAGCGATCTTTACAGCCTGATCGGCCGCGCCAGGGTCAATGCCATTGGCCCCTTCTTCGCTGCCGCCGGCTACCGCTACGAAGCCGGCGAATCCCATGACTGGGACCTTGAGTTTGACGTGGACTTTGCCGGCCCCTTTTTCGAAGCCGGGGTTGAATTTTAA
- the gspC gene encoding type II secretion system protein GspC, with translation MIRKSFQIANLALAAAAIFFGVKLFYQFVRMEITQSTPAGVTAAEPKTSAPAQENHPRFDTYQAIVDRDLFDTTKKTAAKSAEPSFDLEKLEQTRLNLKLWGTVATDNRKAGIARAVIEEPELHRQGLYRVGDAIQEATILEIFRSGVVLDVNGKTEKLTLAEEKDGNGAIARSSRPAPSETAARLRGGPSRKISLKRSEVDSALKNLNQLMSEVKIRPYFQDGQASGFILSNIARDSVVRDMGLKTGDIVTGINGREIKTADDAMAFYEKLRSGETLSIELKRRGRPEIIEYTVE, from the coding sequence ATGATCCGAAAAAGCTTTCAAATAGCCAACCTGGCGCTTGCCGCCGCAGCCATCTTCTTCGGTGTTAAACTCTTCTATCAATTCGTCAGAATGGAGATTACCCAATCCACGCCCGCCGGCGTTACCGCAGCAGAGCCCAAAACCAGCGCCCCGGCGCAAGAAAACCACCCCCGCTTTGACACCTACCAGGCCATTGTGGATCGGGACCTCTTCGATACAACAAAAAAAACAGCCGCCAAATCCGCGGAGCCGTCTTTTGACCTTGAAAAGCTTGAGCAGACCCGCTTAAACCTAAAGCTCTGGGGCACGGTTGCCACGGATAACCGGAAAGCCGGGATCGCCCGGGCGGTCATTGAAGAGCCAGAACTCCACCGCCAGGGACTTTATCGGGTGGGTGACGCCATCCAGGAGGCCACAATCCTGGAAATCTTTCGAAGCGGGGTTGTGCTGGATGTAAACGGTAAAACGGAAAAACTCACCCTGGCCGAAGAAAAGGACGGCAACGGCGCCATCGCCCGGTCGTCACGACCCGCCCCTTCGGAAACTGCCGCTCGCCTGCGGGGCGGACCCAGCAGAAAGATTTCGCTGAAACGCAGCGAAGTAGACAGCGCCCTAAAGAACCTGAATCAGCTCATGAGCGAGGTAAAAATCCGGCCCTATTTCCAGGACGGGCAAGCCTCCGGATTTATACTCTCAAACATTGCCCGGGATTCGGTTGTCCGGGATATGGGCCTTAAAACCGGTGATATCGTCACCGGCATCAACGGCCGGGAAATCAAGACCGCGGATGACGCCATGGCTTTTTATGAAAAGCTCCGCTCCGGAGAAACCCTCTCCATCGAGTTAAAACGGCGAGGCCGCCCGGAAATAATTGAATATACCGTAGAATAG
- a CDS encoding DUF1573 domain-containing protein, translated as MGSKKPFIFVAVWLCLLLVTSPLACKKTENSGNDRKRPLNFYAGKDIKPEYSRSKLEKANSEYVFEPALQGDIVKHDFIIKNDAMVPLELNDAEGCCGCFVKSYTRKIPPGESGAISVLLLTDSRGGDIINGTVRAETNDPNRPEITIDVKMKVKEFADLNPYRVWLKGSVDEKIVEKCIVMPNENYPFNITDIKNRAPEGWIDYSYKEIVKNGRKAYEITVKNTRETPGAYQDVLFVQTDHSARPEFKIRVEGRITE; from the coding sequence ATGGGATCAAAGAAGCCGTTTATTTTTGTGGCAGTGTGGCTATGCCTTTTACTTGTTACTTCGCCCTTGGCCTGCAAGAAAACCGAAAATTCTGGTAATGATAGAAAAAGACCCCTTAATTTCTATGCGGGCAAGGACATTAAGCCGGAGTATTCCCGCTCCAAATTGGAGAAGGCGAACAGCGAATACGTCTTTGAGCCCGCGCTGCAGGGCGATATCGTCAAGCATGATTTTATCATCAAAAATGACGCCATGGTCCCTCTTGAGCTAAACGATGCGGAGGGCTGCTGCGGCTGCTTTGTGAAATCCTACACCCGGAAAATACCGCCGGGCGAAAGCGGAGCCATCTCAGTGCTGCTGCTCACGGATTCCCGGGGCGGTGATATAATCAACGGAACAGTTAGAGCCGAGACCAATGATCCAAACCGCCCTGAGATTACCATTGATGTTAAAATGAAGGTAAAGGAGTTTGCCGATCTCAATCCTTACCGGGTGTGGCTGAAGGGATCCGTGGATGAGAAGATTGTTGAAAAATGCATTGTTATGCCGAACGAGAATTATCCGTTTAACATTACTGATATTAAAAACCGGGCGCCGGAGGGGTGGATCGATTACAGCTACAAGGAGATCGTAAAGAACGGCCGCAAGGCCTATGAAATAACCGTCAAAAACACGAGAGAAACGCCGGGCGCCTACCAGGATGTGCTCTTTGTCCAGACCGACCACAGCGCCCGGCCGGAGTTTAAAATTCGGGTGGAAGGACGGATTACCGAGTAA
- a CDS encoding NAD(P)/FAD-dependent oxidoreductase, whose amino-acid sequence MGSDKDYYQVVIAGAGPGGALLARELAGAGVSVAVYESKTETGLGHSWSDAVEKSALAAAGFEIPAANHNKYEGRLVKTDEYDDNLFEPHRIAPLEIRFPDGTGKTRSGVDFGYITTDRKVLGQRLAEYAAQAGAKIFYQHRADGLLGDTKGPLEKIRVRGLRVTDKSSGVSSKVGADLVVDATGYLSCLRSGLAGAPALNKEFSGGDLAYACRTVRRLDTRCAQTDDLTDHYRYGAYKGYFWTHLHNSDTIDIGGGVREEPGRIDPMRVVREMIADRPSVSEEELRGGGGVVLVGKSPWTLVAGGFAAVGDAAGQVIPTTGCGVGGALTGAMFAAEVIKTAIDNGGCTLSALWPYNRNWFFNRGCHFAALSALKEILQNLSHEEISFLMRKDIMSGEILTPTINGVFQTPDLPTMAKTLINGISRPALLMRLNKATTLGKKIFKHYKNYPSRWDPAEFQNWTQKAELLFSKVE is encoded by the coding sequence ATGGGATCTGATAAGGATTACTACCAGGTGGTGATTGCCGGGGCCGGCCCGGGCGGCGCACTGCTTGCCAGGGAACTGGCCGGGGCCGGGGTGTCGGTTGCGGTTTATGAATCCAAAACGGAAACCGGGCTGGGGCATAGCTGGTCGGATGCAGTGGAAAAATCCGCCCTGGCTGCCGCCGGTTTCGAGATTCCCGCGGCAAATCACAACAAATACGAAGGCCGCCTCGTTAAAACCGACGAATACGACGACAACCTGTTTGAGCCGCACCGTATCGCCCCGCTTGAGATCCGGTTTCCGGATGGAACCGGCAAGACCCGCAGCGGCGTGGATTTTGGCTATATTACGACCGATCGAAAAGTTCTGGGGCAACGGCTGGCTGAATACGCCGCCCAGGCGGGGGCCAAAATTTTCTACCAGCATCGGGCCGATGGGCTTTTGGGCGATACGAAAGGGCCGCTGGAAAAAATCAGGGTCAGGGGGCTTCGCGTTACGGATAAGAGCAGCGGCGTTTCCAGCAAAGTAGGTGCGGATCTGGTAGTTGATGCCACAGGATACCTTTCCTGTTTGCGGAGCGGATTGGCCGGTGCTCCGGCCTTAAACAAAGAGTTCTCCGGCGGGGATCTGGCTTATGCCTGTCGGACCGTGCGCCGGCTGGATACCCGCTGCGCGCAGACTGATGATTTGACCGACCATTATCGCTACGGGGCATACAAGGGCTATTTCTGGACCCATCTGCATAATTCGGACACTATTGACATCGGCGGCGGGGTCCGCGAGGAGCCCGGTCGCATAGATCCCATGCGCGTGGTTCGGGAAATGATTGCCGATCGGCCATCCGTCAGCGAAGAAGAACTGCGCGGGGGCGGGGGCGTCGTGCTGGTGGGAAAATCGCCCTGGACGCTTGTGGCCGGAGGGTTTGCCGCAGTAGGGGATGCGGCCGGCCAGGTGATTCCCACAACCGGCTGCGGGGTGGGCGGTGCATTGACCGGGGCCATGTTTGCCGCTGAAGTAATTAAAACCGCCATTGATAACGGGGGCTGTACCCTGAGCGCCTTGTGGCCGTATAACCGCAACTGGTTTTTTAACAGGGGCTGCCATTTTGCCGCGCTCTCTGCATTAAAAGAGATCCTTCAAAACCTCTCCCACGAGGAAATTTCCTTTTTGATGAGAAAAGATATTATGAGCGGGGAGATACTGACTCCCACCATAAACGGGGTCTTCCAAACCCCGGATCTGCCGACCATGGCAAAGACATTGATAAACGGGATCTCCCGGCCGGCGCTGCTCATGCGTTTGAACAAGGCCACAACCCTGGGCAAAAAGATTTTTAAGCATTATAAAAATTATCCGTCCCGATGGGATCCGGCTGAGTTCCAAAACTGGACACAAAAAGCGGAGTTACTGTTTTCAAAGGTTGAGTGA
- a CDS encoding patatin-like phospholipase family protein, with amino-acid sequence MSSYLSFWAGKKAYSKIKDAGIRPEDVKIVAGAAGGPKWLILSRLDRALFADWLKPRETPLFLIGSSIAAWRFAAVSQKEPAAALKRFESAYLAQSYDINPPPAAISRELDKILRRLMDGNGAEEILSHPSFRLNIMAVRCKGLTNTDKKPHLMSGLLAAALGNAVRRKNLGLFFERTLFYDPRDLPPYFDMPGFPINRVPLTSQNIEPALRASGSIPLLMTGVTDIPDAPAGMYRDGGIIDYHMNIPFMNEEDGIVLFPHYAEQIVPGWLDKKVPWRKPDLGYMDHVLMAAPTAAVLDQLSDGRIPDRKDFDNYAGQDETRLAKWRKAIELSRKMADEFMDVVETGKIRDRIKPMAELDARG; translated from the coding sequence ATGTCTTCGTATTTATCTTTCTGGGCCGGTAAAAAAGCCTATTCAAAAATCAAGGATGCCGGCATCCGGCCCGAAGATGTCAAAATTGTTGCCGGCGCGGCCGGCGGGCCCAAGTGGCTGATTTTAAGCCGCCTGGATCGCGCCCTGTTTGCCGACTGGCTTAAGCCCCGAGAAACGCCGCTGTTTCTGATCGGCTCATCCATTGCCGCCTGGCGGTTTGCCGCCGTCTCACAGAAGGAGCCGGCTGCCGCCCTAAAACGATTCGAATCAGCCTATCTGGCGCAATCCTATGATATCAACCCGCCGCCCGCCGCCATAAGCCGGGAGCTGGATAAGATTCTTCGCCGGTTGATGGACGGGAACGGAGCGGAAGAAATCCTTTCCCACCCGTCCTTCAGGTTAAATATCATGGCCGTTCGGTGCAAGGGCCTGACCAATACGGATAAAAAGCCGCATCTAATGTCCGGACTCTTAGCGGCGGCCCTCGGCAATGCGGTGCGGCGGAAAAATTTGGGGTTGTTCTTTGAACGCACCCTTTTTTATGATCCGCGGGATCTGCCGCCGTATTTTGACATGCCGGGGTTTCCGATAAACCGGGTGCCGCTTACCAGCCAAAATATCGAACCGGCCCTTCGGGCCTCCGGCTCCATTCCGCTTTTAATGACCGGTGTCACCGATATTCCGGATGCGCCCGCCGGTATGTACCGGGACGGCGGCATCATCGACTATCATATGAATATTCCGTTTATGAACGAAGAAGACGGCATTGTCCTGTTTCCGCATTATGCCGAGCAGATCGTGCCCGGCTGGCTGGACAAAAAGGTGCCCTGGCGCAAACCGGATCTGGGATATATGGATCATGTGTTGATGGCCGCGCCCACTGCGGCGGTTTTGGATCAGCTGTCGGATGGCCGGATTCCGGATCGTAAGGATTTCGATAACTATGCCGGGCAGGATGAGACGCGCCTGGCCAAATGGCGCAAAGCCATTGAACTCAGCCGAAAAATGGCGGATGAGTTTATGGATGTGGTGGAAACAGGCAAAATCCGGGACCGCATAAAACCTATGGCCGAACTGGATGCCCGCGGATAG